The Aspergillus luchuensis IFO 4308 DNA, chromosome 7, nearly complete sequence genome has a segment encoding these proteins:
- a CDS encoding pentatricopeptide repeat protein (COG:S;~EggNog:ENOG410PQ0K;~InterPro:IPR002885) yields the protein MLRQAVRGARWYQHVARGSPFFPRAFAAVAPRSIHYGGPKDKINFYEQDTRKSKTRRKVDPEAEGRAEQEDAEKELARLTQELEELKEGPFGPNSQFIRELPEEDRAIALEALRKYEEDEAAGAADVSIKDLYEKELDGLLKNEFETLVKEEENWQSDEEDDSRTLVVRRPYEVELENSDLQPYADKLNKCLRRIASGDSSVRWEQELWRWYRRCKQVVPGFVESLSEETLTLLWDTLALKKSAKPQETARARTLAEDSLSAGLTLSTPRILSYIETLHECGDTQVALEKWEAYQAELSQRKEDLEAYWKLGVRLFAAENDPQRAQDIALAFLANDKSRQPRILIPVITAWGKRSGKEAEVKAWAMYLQLKAFLERKMTMDDYDQVSIGLLKAGRPSLAIAVFKDMMVTNSDPRHDSTSLYKAAVGLAGNLQASSISEQDVNKVSLSTLTVLPRKFQNRFFYASWMKKLIGMGEVDSAAMVIELMYERGVKPDAKHLNGVIAAWLRDGSSTSREKAERLGWAMVQQRIDQVWARTSTEKAPQLDVNQESAEDVRLPEFMKRPMPVATIETFSILLLHYTRRSDDDMIKYLVKCLGDGRIHPNSYFMNHLLYAELRKQDIGSLWNKYQSLSAITQPDLETYACLWDCGKLQYDRGRTAYVTDFPSARHLFSDMIHWFTNLSARAQTATRDEFSKELYDQIIRCFCLSKDLPGTLIALYTMRAHFGFFPDDTTARLIVLQVARLAGVPAETPKRRLRRLSSTPKSKENISHVNRLVDILSDRKLGALAARGLELSDLEQPEREQYQLEVMTELLRVVMGRRAAGGEGHDAVEEEIAKVAEEMGVTGVDLGVSLGDDLLL from the coding sequence ATGCTCCGCCAGGCTGTCCGAGGAGCTCGTTGGTATCAGCATGTGGCCCGCGGAAGTCCGTTCTTCCCGCGAGCATTCGCCGCTGTAGCGCCACGCTCCATACATTATGGCGGTCCCAAAGACAAGATAAATTTCTACGAGCAGGATACTCGTAAGAGCAAGACACGGAGGAAGGTCGATCCGGAAGCAGAGGGACGCGCCGAGCAGGAAGACGCCGAGAAGGAACTCGCCCGCCTGACCCAGGAGTTGGAAGAGCTGAAGGAAGGCCCGTTTGGTCCAAACAGTCAATTCATTCGAGAATTACCCGAAGAGGATAGGGCTATTGCGCTGGAAGCACTCCGGAAatatgaggaggatgaggcggcTGGGGCAGCCGATGTCAGTATAAAGGATCTCTACGAGAAAGAGCTCGACGGTCTCTTGAAGAACGAATTCGAAACCCtggtcaaggaagaggagaactGGCAGtctgacgaggaggatgattcGCGTACACTGGTTGTGCGGCGCCCATACGAAGTGGAATTGGAGAACTCAGACCTGCAGCCGTATGCCGACAAGTTGAACAAATGCCTTCGACGGATTGCAAGCGGCGACTCTAGCGTGCGCTGGGAACAGGAACTGTGGAGGTGGTATCGCCGATGCAAGCAGGTCGTTCCAGGATTTGTGGAGTCCTTGTCTGAGGAGACGCTGACTCTCCTGTGGGATACCCTGGCCCTGAAAAAGTCCGCCAAACCCCAGGAAACCGCACGGGCACGCACACTGGCTGAAGACTCGCTATCAGCTGGCCTCACCCTTTCCACGCCTCGTATTCTCTCTTACATCGAAACACTCCATGAATGCGGGGATACTCAGGTGGCATTAGAGAAATGGGAAGCATATCAGGCTGAGCTCAGCCAACGGAAAGAGGACCTGGAGGCATACTGGAAATTAGGAGTCCGGCTATTTGCAGCAGAAAATGATCCTCAGCGCGCACAAGATATTGCGCTGGCCTTTTTAGCAAACGACAAGTCACGGCAACCACGCATTCTGATTCCAGTCATTACAGCCTGGGGCAAACGGTCTGGGAAGGAAGCGGAAGTCAAAGCATGGGCGATGTACCTGCAGCTCAAGGCATTCCTAGAacggaagatgacgatggaCGACTATGACCAAGTCAGCATTGGCTTGCTCAAAGCCGGCCGGCCGAGCCTTGCCATCGCCGTATTCAAAGACATGATGGTAACCAACAGCGATCCCCGACACGACTCAACCTCTCTCTACAAGGCCGCCGTCGGCTTAGCAGGCAACCTGCAAGCGTCCAGCATCTCCGAACAAGACGTGAACAAGGTCTCCCTTTCGACCCTGACCGTCCTGCCACGGAAGTTCCAGAACCGCTTCTTCTACGCCAGCTGGATGAAGAAACTGATTGGCATGGGCGAGGTCGACTCCGCCGCCATGGTCATCGAGCTGATGTACGAACGTGGCGTCAAGCCAGATGCAAAGCATCTCAACGGAGTCATTGCCGCCTGGCTACGCgacggcagcagcacctcgCGCGAGAAAGCCGAACGCCTCGGATGGGCCATGGTCCAGCAGCGAATCGACCAAGTCTGGGCGCGCACTTCCACCGAGAAAGCCCCCCAACTCGACGTAAACCAAGAAAGCGCAGAGGACGTCCGACTGCCCGAGTTCATGAAACGGCCCATGCCCGTTGCCACGATCGagaccttctccatcctcctcctccattaCACACGGCGcagcgacgacgacatgATCAAATACCTCGTCAAATGTCTCGGCGACGGCCGCATCCACCCGAACTCCTACTTTATGAACCACCTCCTCTACGCCGAGCTCCGCAAACAAGACATCGGCTCCCTCTGGAACAAATACCAATCCCTATCCGCCATTACACAACCCGACCTCGAAACCTACGCCTGCCTCTGGGACTGCGGCAAGCTACAATACGACCGCGGCCGAACCGCCTACGTAACCGACTTTCCCTCCGCGCGACATCTCTTCTCCGACATGATCCACTGGTTCACCAACCTCTCCGCGCGCGCACAAACCGCCACCCGCGACGAATTCTCCAAGGAACTCTACGACCAAATTATCCGCTGCTTCTGTCTCTCCAAAGACCTCCCCGGCACGCTCATCGCCCTGTACACCATGCGCGCGCACTTTGGCTTCTTCCCTGACGACACCACGGCCCGTTTGATCGTGCTACAGGTCGCCCGGTTAGCAGGTGTTCCGGCTGAGACGCCCAAGCGCCGACTCCGGCGGTTGTCCAGTACACCTAAGAGCAAGGAGAATATCAGCCATGTGAATCGGCTCGTAGATATCCTCAGTGATCGGAAGCTCGGGGCGCTCGCGGCCCGTGGTCTGGAACTGAGTGATCTTGAGCAGCCCGAGCGCGAGCAGTATCAGTTGGAGGTTATGACGGAGTTGTTGCGCGTGGTGATGGGTCGGCGGGCggctggaggggagggtcACGatgcggtggaagaggagattgCGAAGGTTGCTGAGGAGATGGGGGTTACGGGTGTGGATTTGGGGGTGTCGCTGGGGGATGATTTGTTGTTGTAG
- a CDS encoding putative origin recognition complex subunit 3 (COG:L;~EggNog:ENOG410PH3F;~InterPro:IPR040855,IPR020795;~go_component: GO:0005664 - nuclear origin of replication recognition complex [Evidence IEA];~go_function: GO:0003677 - DNA binding [Evidence IEA];~go_process: GO:0006260 - DNA replication [Evidence IEA]), which produces MDLGSLEVEAANAPKDGTNNQGVYIYTPADQSKSSGERPSKRRKVAQKKEEEQDGSKAHPFVPLLNGEEDEQSVEARYKTYQQLWSTQEAKIQEILDDVDSEVLSNVSSFVRSTSPQTYDGCIPAALVTVGSNVSSLARLLARLNDQFTTAGDGGAIVLESGDAPNLKTTLKNIIRFAITNTEGNDGYQSFLTDREGPRLLGYDLDLLGDYVKRKGIKKLVLAFRDSEAFDPGILTDLLSLLSSWLDRIPFTLLFGISTSVELFEGRLPRSTVALLRGRYFEIHEASNCVDRIYGRLQAEQDGKIWLGRNITNVLFEKSNDSFQTPEAFSRTVKYAYMSHFFANPLAVLIADEVVPSMRQGLVCEAIRNLPSFRFYCEELIEQGSAKQVRDLLENDEFLFQQCLQHLKDGQQKMRDLFQCVKLTHLLLKKLSLVKKTSISELSIRALSGELQDSQLVTDILQSAKTLDSTTLLEVLNILPSTLADRPELQQVKTEFDALIQSYQGTEPLRTAYDKRHSVVATTVVQQRVKLSKGKAKLPQEHVEYTQLIDRFHALLEAYFEQTLETPQDLVLHEIFLFDMRNPLKEIFSPRPRFAVERALSNPFDYLISDSPEKPEAAARVSANQPATSILYQLYLESGSLVNVYDLWQAFYAVFESEQGDSCDERTTMALFYRALSELKALGMVKSSRKKADHVAKSAWMGL; this is translated from the exons ATGGATCTCGGCTCGTTAGAGGTGGAGGCAGCCAATGCGCCCAAAGATGGCACCAACAATCAG GGTGTGTATATCTACACGCCCGCCGATCAAAGCAAATCCTCAGGGGAACGTCCCTCGAAACGGCGCAAGGTAGctcagaagaaggaagaagaacaagatgGATCGAAAGCACATCCCTTCGTACCACTCCTCAacggcgaggaggacgagcAGTCCGTCGAAGCGCGGTATAAAACATACCAGCAACTATGGTCAACCCAGGAGGCAAAGATTCAG GAAATTCTAGATGATGTCGACTCCGAGGTCCTTTCCAATGTTTCGTCCTTTGTCCGCTCGACTTCTCCTCAAAC GTACGATGGCTGTATCCCGGCGGCATTAGTGACCGTGGGTTCCAATGTCTCATCGCTGGCTCGCTTGCTGGCCAGACTTAACGACCAATTCACCACGGCGGGAGACGGTGGAGCTATTGTGCTGGAATCCGGTGATGCGCCTAACCTCAAAACGACCCTCAAGAACATTATCCGGTTTGCTATCACGAACACGGAGGGGAACGATGGCTATCAATCTTTCCTTACAGACCGAGAG GGCCCTAGACTCCTCGGTTACGATCTTGACTTGCTAGGCGACTATGTGAAGCGGAAAGGCATAAAGAAGCTGGTTCTTGCATTTCGAGACAGTGAAGCCTTCGATCCGGGCATTCTTACGGATCTCTTGTCTCTACTAAG CTCCTGGCTTGATCGGATACCATTCACACTCTTGTTCGGCATCTCGACATCCGTGGAACTCTTTGAGGGGAGACTGCCGCGGTCAACTGTCGCCTTATTACGGGGTAGATATTTCGAAATACATGAAGCGAGCAACTGCGTTGACCGCATCTATGGGAGGTTACAAGCAGAACAGGATGGGAAGATATGGCTGGGGAGGAACATCACGAATGTTTTGTTCGAGAAATCCAATGATTCCTTCCAGACGCCGGAGGCCTTCAGTCGAACGGTTAAG TACGCGTACATGTCACATTTCTTCGCAAACCCGTTGGCGGTGCTTATTGCAGACGAGGTGGTTCCGAGCATGCGACAGGGTCTTGTGTGCGAGGCGATCCGgaatcttccttctttccgaTT TTATTGCGAAGAATTGATTGAGCAAGGCTCGGCCAAGCAAGTGCGTGACTTGCTCGAAAACGATGAATTTCTCTTCCAGCAATGTCTGCAGCACTTGAAAGACGGACAGCAGAAGATGCGCGATCTCTTTCAGTGCGTCAAACTGACGCACCTGCTACTGAAGAAACTCAGCCTCGTCAAGAAGACTAGCATATCAGAACTCTCAATCCGTGCACTATCAGGAGAGCTCCAAGACTCGCAATTGGTGACCGACATCCTCCAATCCGCAAAGACACTAGattccaccaccctcctggAAGTACTAAATATCCTGCCTAGTACATTAGCAGACCGTCCCGAGCTACAGCAGGTCAAAACCGAATTCGACGCCTTAATACAATCGTATCAAGGCACCGAACCCCTTCGCACCGCCTATGACAAGCGTCATTCCGTCGTCGCCACAACCGTTGTCCAGCAGCGGGTGAAGCTCAGCaaaggcaaagcaaagcTGCCCCAAGAGCACGTTGAGTATACCCAACTTATCGACCGTTTCCACGCCCTGCTCGAAGCATATTTCGAGCAAACTCTCGAGACCCCGCAAGATCTCGTCCTGCATGAGATCTTCCTCTTTGACATGAGAAACCCTCTGAAAGAGATCTTCTCGCCACGGCCACGCTTCGCAGTGGAACGAGCCTTGTCTAATCCATTCGATTACCTCATCTCAGACTCCCCGGAGAAACCCGAGGCTGCTGCTAGGGTGTCCGCGAATCAGCCCGCCACGTCTATTCTGTATCAACTGTATCTGGAGTCCGGGTCACTGGTCAATGTTTATGACCTTTGGCAGGCATTCTATGCGGTATTTGAAAGCGAACAGGGCGATTCCTGTGATGAACGCACTACCATGGCCCTGTTTTACCGCGCTTTGTCGGAACTCAAGGCACTGGGTATGGTAAAGAGTAGCCGCAAGAAGGCAGACCATGTGGCGAAGAGCGCATGGATGGGGTTGTAG
- a CDS encoding uncharacterized protein (COG:S;~EggNog:ENOG410PPF0): MGSHMSDRVVWVCLGVSLFFAVRGIVTDLRRVRELTEIKHVEKEDKMISEGTEDALNLDTLLKLSDSTSYDLRAAALRIIAERSTKGETRDLLLKDLATRNKQRRGKALTAMHFLVSNRALSRTSVCSRLKDPATYNALIDCLCILTDEHVEETTNTISPILPKTRPPGEKKALSILNIILQENVPAALEAGIVSRWLVNYPFPCALSEPSRRQDVVLLMKTWWMDDTVMSAIFGTLSSHPEGAKQLRKYGLMGSLMEENDQDDYDSDVWMVDGEDTAGTRRIPGRRLRTAEEQAVRRRRREAMVLSDGGRPLGNDDIIQLPVSE; this comes from the exons ATGGGGTCTCATATGAGTGATCGtgttgtgtgggtgtgtcTGG GCGTCTCGCTGTTCTTCGCCGTGCGCGGGATTGTCACGGACCTCCGCCGAGTGCGCGAACTGACGGAAATCAAACAtgttgagaaggaggataagATGATCAGTGAGGGGACGGAGGATG CATTGAACTTAGACACCTTGCTGAAGCTCTCCGATAGCACCAGCTATGATCTCCGTGCAGC GGCTCTGCGCATTATCGCTGAACGATCTACCAAGGGCGAGACACGAGACCTGCTTCTCAAAGACCTTGCAACCAGGAACAAACAACGGCGGGGCAAAGCACTGACTGCCATGCACTTTCTTGTTTCAAACCGCGCTC TCTCACGAACCTCCGTATGCAGCCGATTGAAAGACCCAGCCACCTACAACGCACTCATTGACTGCCTGTGCATCTTGACCGACGAACACGTCGAAGAAACAACAAACACAATCTCCCCCATCCTGCCAAAGACAAGACCTCCTGGTGAGAAGAAGGCACttagtattttaaatatcATTCTGCAAGAGAATGTACCCGCCGCATTAGAAGCCGGCATCGTGAGCCGCTGGCTAGTCAACTACCCGTTCCCGTGCGCCCTATCGGAGCCCTCCCGAAGACAGGATGTGGTGCTTCTTATGAAgacttggtggatggatgatacCGTGATGAGTGCTATCTTCGGTACCTTGTCTTCCCATCCCGAGGGAGCCAAGCAGCTGCGCAAGTATGGGTTGATGGGCAGCttgatggaagagaacgaTCAGGATGACTACGATAGCGATGTGTGGATggttgatggggaagatACGGCCGGGACTAGACGAATTCCAGGGCGGCGTCTTCGCACCGCTGAAGAACAAGCCGTTAGACGTCGCAGACGGGAAGCCATGGTTTTGAGCGATGGAGGACGTCCATTGGGAAACGATGACATTATACAGTTGCCTGTTTCCGAATGA